One segment of Gadus chalcogrammus isolate NIFS_2021 chromosome 8, NIFS_Gcha_1.0, whole genome shotgun sequence DNA contains the following:
- the gad3 gene encoding LOW QUALITY PROTEIN: glutamate decarboxylase 1 (The sequence of the model RefSeq protein was modified relative to this genomic sequence to represent the inferred CDS: deleted 2 bases in 1 codon) — translation MEYLKLPGEIGVEDKEDRIMSGSNKPSSGQKGGLEPPGAGENPHTDLSRVYSKDLLPTAGGESLTCKFFQELVNILMDYIFKSNERSSKILDFHHPHQLKEGLEGFSLDLPDHPEPLEQILVDCRDTLKYGVKTGHPRFFNQLSSGLDLVGLAGQWLTSTANTNMFTYEVSPVFLLMEEILLKKMQSIVGWCEEEGDGLFCPGGALSNLYSLLVARYDFYPEVKTKGMCALPRLALFTSEHSHYSVRKAAAVLGMGSDSVQVVPCDERGKMISRELESSIAEAKAKGLVPFYVNATAGTTVYGAFDPLTAIADVCDRHKLWLHVDAAWGGGLLMSRRHQGKLQGIERASSVTWNPHKLMGAPLQCSAILIKKRGLLQECNQLCAEYLFQSDKHYDISYDTGDKTIQCGRHVDVFKLWLMWKAKGSEGFGSQVNKCLENAEYLFKQLQRRADFKLVFESKPEHSNVCFWYLPPSLRGLPPGPDTNRRLHEVAPRIKAKMMEEGTTLIGYQPLGSNVNFFRCVFSNPATQHEDVDFLLEEIARLGSNL, via the exons ATGGAATACCTGAAGCTACCAG GTGAGATTGGGGTGGAGGATAAAGAAGACAGGATCATGAGCGGCAGCAATAAGCCATCCTCCGGCCAGAAGGGAGGCCTGGAGCCACCAGGGGCGGGGGAGAACCCGCACACGGACCTCAGTCGAGTATACAGCAAGG ATCTGTTGCCAACAGCGGGGGGAGAAAGCCTTACTTGCAAATTCTTCCAGGAACTGGTCAATATCCTCATGGATTACATCTTCAAGTCCAACGAAAGGAGCTCCAAG ATCCTTGActtccaccacccccaccagctgAAGGAAGGCTTGGAGGGGTTCAGCCTGGACCTGCCAGACCACCCAGAACCCCTGGAGCAGATCCTGGTGGACTGTAGGGACACGCTCAAGTACGGCGTGAAAaccg GTCACCCGCGCTTCTTCAACCAGCTCTCCTCGGGTTTGGACCTGGTCGGCCTCGCAGGCCAGTGGCTGACCTCCACAGCCAACACCAACAT GTTTACATACGAGGTGTCTCCAGTCTTCCTGCTCATGGAGGAGATTCTACTGAAGAAGATGCAAAGCATTGTGGGATGGTGCGAGGAAGAGGGAGATGGTCTCTTCTGCCCAG GCGGAGCGTTGTCTAACCTCTACAGCCTACTGGTGGCCAGGTATGACTTCTACCCAGAAGTCAAGACCAAAGGGATGTGCGCTCTCCCACGTTTGGCCCTCTTCACCTCTGAGCAT AGCCACTACTCCGTCAGGAAGGCGGCGGCCGTGCTGGGGATGGGCAGCGACAGCGTGCAGGTGGTGCCGTGTGATGAAAG AGGGAAGATGATCTCGCGGGAGCTGGAGTCGTCCATCGCGGAGGCCAAGGCCAAG GGTCTGGTTCCGTTCTACGTGAACGCCACGGCGGGGACCACCGTGTACGGGGCCTTCGACCCGCTGACGGCCATCGCCGATGTCTGCGACCGACACAAGCTGTGGCTTCATGTGGAC GCTGCGTGGGGCGGAGGCCTGCTGATGTCCAGACGGCACCAGGGCAAGCTGCAAGGTATTGAACG AGCTTCGTCTGTGACATGGAACCCCCACAAGCTGATGGGGGCCCCCCTGCAGTGCTCAGCCATTCTGATCAAGAAGAGG GGTCTGCTACAAGAGTGTAACCAGCTCTGTGCAGAGTATCTGTTCCAGAGTGACAAACACTACGACATTTCTTACGACACGGGAGACAAAACCATCCAGTGTGGCCGTCATGTGGATGTCTTCAAGCTTTGGCTCATGTGGAAGGCAAAG GGCTCCGAAGGGTTTGGGTCCCAGGTGAATAAGTGCTTGGAGAACGCAGAGTACCTGTTTAAGCAACTCCAAAGGAGGGCTGACTTCAAACTGGTCTTTGAGAGCAAA CCGGAGCACAGCAACGTGTGCTTCTGGTACCTCCCCCCGAGCCTCAGGGGGCTGCCCCCCGGGCCCGACACGAACCGCAGGCTGCATGAG GTGGCCCCCCGGATCAAAGCCAAGATGATGGAGGAAGGGACGACCTTAATTGGCTACCAGCCATTGGGCTCAAACGTCAACTTCTTCCGATGCGTCTTCTCCAATCCC GCCACCCAGCATGAAGACGTAGACTTCCTGCTGGAGGAGATTGCTCGGCTTGGTTCCAACCTTTGA
- the LOC130387647 gene encoding interleukin-8-like isoform X1 translates to MKMTSGKIPISSILVLLALLSITEGKSLRGLGMELRCRCIQTESRQIRRHIRKVEIIPANSHCEESEIIATLKISGLEVCLDPEAPWVKKVIERMMSSRRL, encoded by the exons atgAAGATGACAAGCGGAAAAATCCCCATCAGCTCTATACTGGTTCTCCTGGCCTTGCTGTCCATCACTGAAG GAAAAAGTCTGCGGGGGTTGGGGATGGAACTACGCTGCCGCTGCATCCAGACAGAAAGCCGTCAGATTCGTCGTCACATCAGGAAGGTGGAGATCATTCCGGCCAATTCTCACTGTGAAGAATCTGAGATCAT TGCCACTCTGAAAATATCGGGCCTAGAGGTCTGTCTGGATCCTGAAGCTCCATGGGTCAAGAAAGTTATTGAGAGGATGATGTCAAG CAGAAGACTGTAG
- the LOC130387647 gene encoding interleukin-8-like isoform X2, translating to MKMTSGKIPISSILVLLALLSITEGKSLRGLGMELRCRCIQTESRQIRRHIRKVEIIPANSHCEESEIIATLKISGLEVCLDPEAPWVKKVIERMMSRRL from the exons atgAAGATGACAAGCGGAAAAATCCCCATCAGCTCTATACTGGTTCTCCTGGCCTTGCTGTCCATCACTGAAG GAAAAAGTCTGCGGGGGTTGGGGATGGAACTACGCTGCCGCTGCATCCAGACAGAAAGCCGTCAGATTCGTCGTCACATCAGGAAGGTGGAGATCATTCCGGCCAATTCTCACTGTGAAGAATCTGAGATCAT TGCCACTCTGAAAATATCGGGCCTAGAGGTCTGTCTGGATCCTGAAGCTCCATGGGTCAAGAAAGTTATTGAGAGGATGATGTCAAG AAGACTGTAG
- the LOC130387648 gene encoding interleukin-8-like isoform X1, whose product MKMTSSKIAISSILVLLALLSITEGKSLRGLGMELRCRCIQTESRQIGPYIRTVEIIPANSHCKESEIIATLRGTGLEVCLDPEAPWVKKVIERMMSSRRR is encoded by the exons ATGAAGATGACAAGCAGCAAAATCGCCATCAGCTCTATACTGGTTCTCCTGGCCTTGCTGTCCATCACTGAAG GAAAAAGTCTGCGGGGGTTGGGGATGGAACTACGCTGCCGCTGCATCCAGACAGAAAGCCGTCAGATTGGTCCTTACATCAGGACGGTGGAGATCATTCCGGCCAATTCTCACTGTAAAGAATCTGAGATCAT TGCCACTCTGAGAGGGACGGGCCTAGAGGTCTGTCTGGATCCTGAAGCTCCATGGGTCAAGAAAGTTATTGAGAGGATGATGTCAAG CAGAAGACGTTGA
- the LOC130387648 gene encoding interleukin-8-like isoform X2, with protein MKMTSSKIAISSILVLLALLSITEGKSLRGLGMELRCRCIQTESRQIGPYIRTVEIIPANSHCKESEIIATLRGTGLEVCLDPEAPWVKKVIERMMSRRR; from the exons ATGAAGATGACAAGCAGCAAAATCGCCATCAGCTCTATACTGGTTCTCCTGGCCTTGCTGTCCATCACTGAAG GAAAAAGTCTGCGGGGGTTGGGGATGGAACTACGCTGCCGCTGCATCCAGACAGAAAGCCGTCAGATTGGTCCTTACATCAGGACGGTGGAGATCATTCCGGCCAATTCTCACTGTAAAGAATCTGAGATCAT TGCCACTCTGAGAGGGACGGGCCTAGAGGTCTGTCTGGATCCTGAAGCTCCATGGGTCAAGAAAGTTATTGAGAGGATGATGTCAAG AAGACGTTGA
- the c8h5orf22 gene encoding UPF0489 protein C5orf22 homolog gives MSSSTQKRVYAKLPVCIVEDHNDVVSHIYRAIASKHLPMRNIKMIHLDSHPDLLIPVNMSADVVFDKDSLIDQLSIENWIMPMVYADHVSSVAWLHPPWAQQIQEGEHRMAVGKDSSTTTIRVTSKDDYFLSDGLYVPEEQLENPKALTLNVVLVNPAPRSHAAHTETDALRWQPKKPRSDSQGTDCPFPPGSSGLDCAAVLQPAGGDSGPADKGSPGYVVNTLLSVVKETDPYILDVDLDFFSCKNPFKELYTQEEYAILQQLYGFRRPSATASEEAIGECVELRVHQLEDLEAAFADLLEDDAHETVLRWAANPGMAPLAQLVSSLKARDQSPDYEMVHQAGLTCDYSELPHHISTDEEIDGLLLAVEQILTALPKPTLVTMSRSSLDEYCPVEQVDSIQNKVLSVLEGLYGQLEVRQTYDSPPVDTQEGQLAIL, from the exons ATGAGTTCCTCCACGCAGAAGAGGGTATACGCAAAGTTGCCCGTTTGCATAGTTGAGGATCATAACGAC GTGGTGAGTCACATCTATCGTGCGATAGCATCAAAACACCTTCCGATGAGGAACATCAAGATGATCCATTTAGACTCCCATCCCGATCTGCTTATCCCTGTCAACATGTCTGCTGACGTCGTCTTTGACAAGGACTCTTTAATTGA CCAGCTGAGTATAGAGAACTGGATCATGCCCATGGTCTATGCAGACCATGTGTCCTCTGTGGCCTGGCTTCACCCTCCCTGGGCCCAGCAGATCCAAGAAGGAGAGCACCGTATGGCCGTGGGAAAGgattcctccaccaccaccatcag GGTGACCAGCAAGGACGACTACTTCCTGAGCGACGGTCTGTACGTTCCCGAGGAGCAGCTGGAGAACCCCAAGGCCCTGACGCTGAACGTGGTGCTGGTCAACCCCGCGCCGAGGAGCCACGCGGCGCACACAG AGACGGACGCACTGCGTTGGCAACCCAAGAAACCCCGGTCGGACAGCCAGGGAACAGACTGCCCTTTTCCTCCGGGGTCCTCCGGCTTGGACTGCGCTGCCGTGTtacagccagcagggggcgacagCGGACCAGCTGATAAAGGATCACCTGGCTATGTCGTCAACACATTGTTGTCCGTGGTCAAGGAGACGGATCCGTACATACTGGATGTTGATCTGGATTTTTTCTCCTGTAAGAATCCTTTCAAAGAGCTGTACACACAG GAGGAGTACGCCATCCTCCAGCAGCTGTACGGGTTCAGGAGACCCAGCGCCACGGCCAGTGAG gAGGCGATCGGTGAGTGTGTGGAGCTCCGGGTCCATCAGCTGGAGGACCTGGAGGCGGCGTTCGCTGACCTGCTGGAGGACGACGCCCACGAGACGGTGCTGCGCTGGGCCGCCAACCCCGG CATGGCTCCCCTCGCCCAGCTGGTGTCCAGTCTGAAGGCCAGAGACCAGTCTCCAGATTACGAGATG gtGCATCAGGCCGGCCTTACCTGTGACTACTCTGAGCTGCCTCACCACATCAGCACCGATGAGGAGATCGACGGACTGCTGCTGGCCGTTGAACAGATTCTCACGGCCCTGCCTAAACCAACACTGGTAACCATGTCCAG atccAGTCTAGACGAGTACTGCCCCGTGGAGCAGGTGGACTCCATCCAGAACAAGGTGCTGTCCGTCCTGGAGGGGCTGTACGGACAGCTGGAGGTCCGACAGACCTACGACAGCCCCCCGGTGGACACACAGGAAGGCCAGCTGGCCATCTTGTGA